In Coleofasciculus chthonoplastes PCC 7420, a single genomic region encodes these proteins:
- a CDS encoding antitoxin, whose protein sequence is MTTEYHVKLIQTGNTQTLTIPQDLTLSTTDVTIRQEDGKLIIEPYQKKSLLCVLATLEPLDEDFPNVDEGVLPLDDIEL, encoded by the coding sequence ATGACCACCGAATATCACGTCAAACTGATTCAAACCGGAAATACCCAAACCCTAACCATTCCCCAAGACTTAACTCTATCTACAACAGATGTCACCATCCGCCAAGAAGACGGCAAACTGATTATCGAACCCTACCAGAAAAAATCCCTCCTCTGTGTTCTCGCCACTCTCGAACCCCTAGATGAAGACTTTCCCAACGTTGACGAAGGCGTATTACCCCTAGACGATATCGAACTTTAA
- a CDS encoding glutaminase — protein MAEKIETSHPISDRDNPNHHQSSLGLSALTSDQLNTLIAQAKVKCQGGQLPTYIPLLAQANPGWVAIQVQRIKGEGVAAGDIRCSFPLMSVIKPFVLLFLLEQLGTEAVFSQVGMEPSDQPFNSLAQLQADRGKPRNPMINSGAIALAGRLPGKDGASRCESLRQWLNQRSHSQLVLDEAMLQSVRSLPNERNQAIANLLATVGYLDCPEIALDTYNHVCCLSGTVTDLANLGMLLGQDSSMISPQHRRTVNDILITCGLYQASSRFATEVGLPTKSGVSGAMLSIVPSQGAIACYSPALDETGNSQVGLFIVQQLAQDFNLSSTPHP, from the coding sequence ATGGCTGAAAAAATTGAGACGTCGCACCCTATCAGTGACAGGGATAACCCGAATCATCATCAATCTTCTCTGGGACTATCCGCATTGACTTCAGATCAACTCAATACTTTAATCGCTCAGGCAAAAGTAAAATGTCAAGGAGGACAACTACCAACCTATATCCCCTTACTAGCGCAGGCAAATCCAGGCTGGGTGGCGATACAGGTACAGAGGATTAAAGGTGAGGGAGTGGCGGCGGGTGATATTCGTTGTTCTTTTCCGTTGATGAGTGTGATTAAGCCGTTTGTCTTGCTATTCTTGCTAGAACAATTGGGGACAGAGGCGGTATTTTCTCAGGTGGGGATGGAACCGTCTGATCAGCCATTTAATTCCTTAGCGCAACTGCAAGCGGATCGGGGAAAGCCGCGTAACCCAATGATTAATAGTGGCGCGATCGCACTCGCTGGGCGTTTACCGGGTAAGGATGGGGCGTCTCGTTGCGAAAGCCTGCGCCAGTGGCTGAATCAGCGATCGCACTCTCAGTTGGTGTTAGATGAGGCGATGTTACAGTCGGTGCGTTCTCTCCCCAATGAACGAAATCAGGCGATCGCGAATTTATTAGCAACTGTAGGGTATCTGGATTGTCCAGAAATTGCCCTGGATACTTATAATCACGTCTGTTGTCTATCGGGAACGGTGACGGATTTAGCTAATTTGGGAATGTTGCTGGGGCAGGATAGTAGCATGATATCACCCCAACACCGCCGCACGGTTAACGACATTCTGATCACCTGTGGATTGTATCAAGCTTCTAGTCGCTTCGCGACGGAGGTGGGATTACCAACCAAGTCAGGGGTGAGTGGGGCGATGTTGTCTATTGTACCGTCTCAGGGGGCGATCGCCTGTTATTCTCCGGCGTTAGATGAGACAGGAAATTCTCAGGTGGGGTTGTTTATTGTGCAGCAATTGGCGCAGGATTTCAACTTAAGCTCAACCCCTCACCCCTAA
- a CDS encoding BON domain-containing protein has protein sequence MGWLQRLFGMDKPQEAKVNPPTQQQPSSAASRPKTDEAPATTKLSTTPPERLGLHGEYDQSGLAKRVALAFDEDPDLDDISTLYVAQTSTTVVLKGKVPNQAILDKMVKVARGVNGAKAVDTTQVTVG, from the coding sequence ATGGGTTGGTTACAACGACTATTTGGCATGGACAAGCCACAAGAGGCAAAAGTAAACCCTCCAACACAGCAGCAGCCTTCATCCGCCGCCAGTCGTCCAAAAACAGATGAAGCCCCAGCCACGACGAAACTCTCCACCACTCCTCCAGAACGTCTTGGTTTACATGGAGAATATGACCAAAGCGGTTTAGCCAAGCGGGTGGCGTTAGCATTTGATGAAGATCCGGATTTAGATGACATCAGTACGCTTTATGTCGCCCAAACGAGTACCACTGTGGTGTTGAAAGGTAAGGTTCCGAATCAGGCTATTTTAGACAAGATGGTGAAGGTGGCTAGAGGTGTTAATGGTGCCAAAGCGGTTGACACGACTCAAGTGACAGTAGGTTAA
- a CDS encoding alpha/beta hydrolase family protein, producing MSCLSTKKQSSVTIVGALFIALAPGEQTSATYSAEPLFDTVNTYQTTITTNGDPADIYFPIPSNSNTNTNQFPIALMLQGALVDKADYANFASTVASYGFVVIVPNHERTVTNPRTGEPVTGFIAEQQQVHDVLSYMKQENTNPDSPIAGIVNTNKLGLLGHSFGGFVGLAVIQDICVPRVCAGNFTQPPEVMAGIFYGTNFKDPPETGSFPPINNQMIPTALIAGSQDTIADLVEITATYNQIQDPPKALVIVKGANHYGITNEDNPVRDPVRPLLDQDVATETIARWSALFLRSHLLNDTAAFDYLYNSGDDQDENVIVIHPINPLSESALPSN from the coding sequence ATGAGTTGCTTATCCACAAAAAAACAATCATCTGTAACCATAGTCGGGGCATTATTCATTGCTTTAGCACCAGGAGAACAAACCTCTGCAACCTATAGCGCCGAGCCTCTATTCGATACAGTTAATACCTATCAAACAACAATTACAACCAATGGTGATCCCGCTGATATTTATTTCCCAATTCCCTCAAATTCTAACACCAACACCAATCAATTTCCCATCGCATTAATGCTGCAAGGAGCATTAGTGGATAAAGCCGACTACGCCAATTTCGCCAGTACCGTTGCCAGTTACGGATTTGTCGTGATTGTCCCTAATCATGAACGAACTGTAACCAATCCCAGAACAGGAGAACCCGTCACAGGGTTTATTGCCGAACAGCAGCAAGTCCATGATGTTCTTTCTTATATGAAACAAGAAAACACTAATCCGGATTCACCGATTGCGGGAATTGTTAATACCAATAAACTAGGATTACTCGGACATTCCTTTGGCGGTTTTGTCGGATTAGCTGTTATTCAAGACATCTGCGTTCCTAGAGTATGCGCTGGTAACTTTACCCAGCCTCCCGAAGTAATGGCTGGTATTTTCTATGGTACAAACTTTAAAGATCCCCCCGAAACAGGTTCATTTCCGCCGATTAATAATCAAATGATTCCTACCGCGTTAATCGCCGGAAGTCAAGACACGATTGCCGATTTAGTTGAAATTACAGCTACTTACAACCAGATTCAAGATCCACCCAAGGCTTTAGTCATTGTCAAAGGGGCTAACCATTATGGGATTACCAATGAAGATAACCCCGTTCGCGATCCTGTTAGACCTTTATTAGACCAGGATGTAGCCACAGAAACTATCGCTCGTTGGAGTGCCTTGTTTTTGCGATCGCATCTACTTAATGATACTGCCGCTTTTGACTATCTGTACAATAGTGGGGATGATCAGGATGAAAATGTCATCGTGATTCACCCGATCAATCCCCTTTCTGAATCGGCGTTACCTTCTAATTGA
- a CDS encoding peptidylprolyl isomerase: MTRAIMETEKGTIHLDLFEKDAPNTVKNFVDLSEKGFYDGLNFHRVIPDFMIQGGCPLGTGTGGPGYTINCEINPNKHLAGSLSMAHAGRNTGGSQFFICHSPQPHLDGVHTVFGKTEDMEVVNAIQKGDKILSVKIEE, translated from the coding sequence ATGACCCGCGCCATTATGGAAACGGAAAAAGGTACAATTCATCTAGATTTATTCGAGAAAGATGCTCCGAATACAGTGAAAAATTTTGTCGATCTCAGTGAAAAAGGATTCTATGACGGACTGAATTTTCATCGCGTTATTCCCGATTTTATGATTCAAGGCGGTTGTCCTCTGGGAACGGGTACGGGGGGTCCTGGCTATACGATTAACTGTGAAATTAACCCCAATAAGCATTTAGCTGGGTCATTATCGATGGCACATGCAGGTCGCAATACTGGCGGAAGTCAATTTTTTATTTGCCACTCGCCTCAACCCCATTTAGATGGCGTCCATACTGTTTTTGGCAAGACAGAGGATATGGAGGTGGTTAATGCGATTCAGAAAGGGGATAAGATTCTTTCGGTGAAGATTGAAGAGTAA
- a CDS encoding thiaminase II/PqqC family protein, translated as MYKTRPDQLNLNTQKQPACNQYCHFMQTLGDMPYPVQATAFWAIELAYNQGWQLPGQMSGSYNEFAQRWGNPGFTEYVTLLEKQANQVLPEASESIQQQAESAFLQVAQLEAEFWQMAFNAETDRAR; from the coding sequence TTGTACAAAACCCGCCCTGACCAACTAAATCTAAATACTCAGAAACAACCCGCCTGTAACCAATACTGTCACTTCATGCAAACGCTTGGGGATATGCCTTATCCGGTTCAAGCCACTGCGTTTTGGGCGATTGAATTGGCATATAATCAAGGCTGGCAATTGCCAGGTCAGATGAGTGGGTCTTACAATGAATTTGCACAACGCTGGGGAAATCCTGGATTTACTGAGTATGTCACTTTGTTGGAAAAGCAAGCGAATCAGGTATTGCCAGAGGCGTCAGAATCCATTCAACAGCAAGCCGAGTCTGCATTTTTGCAGGTCGCTCAATTAGAAGCAGAGTTTTGGCAAATGGCGTTTAATGCTGAAACGGATCGTGCCAGATAA
- a CDS encoding M20 family metallopeptidase, which translates to MLSRIKDLAQELAPRLIEIRRHIHGHPELSGQEYQTAAYVAGVLSSCGIVVQEGIAKTGVIGELVGGTDERLVAIRTDMDALPITEAAPLEFASRKMGIMHACGHDVHTTVGLGTAMVLSGLGEQLPGNVRFLFQPAEEIAQGANWMVQDGAMNDVSAIFGVHVFPSIPGGSIGVRYGALTAAADDLEIFITGESGHGARPHEAVDAIWIAAQVITTLQQAISRTQNPLRPMVLTIGQINGGRAPNVIADQVHLAGTVRSLHPETHANLPEWIESIVANVCQMYGARYEVSYRRGVPSVQNDLALTQILEASAKEAWGSDRVQILPESSMGAEDFSMYLEHAPGTMFRLGVGFKDKPNYPLHHPQFEVNESAIITGVVTLAYSVYQYWQQSVL; encoded by the coding sequence ATGCTTAGCCGAATCAAAGACCTCGCCCAAGAACTCGCACCGCGTCTGATTGAAATTCGCCGCCATATCCATGGTCATCCGGAATTGAGCGGTCAGGAATACCAAACGGCGGCTTATGTCGCGGGTGTTCTGTCGTCCTGTGGCATTGTTGTCCAAGAAGGGATTGCCAAAACGGGCGTGATTGGTGAGTTAGTTGGGGGGACTGATGAACGCTTAGTGGCGATTCGCACGGATATGGATGCGTTACCGATTACTGAAGCCGCCCCTCTAGAATTTGCCTCCCGTAAGATGGGGATAATGCACGCCTGTGGTCATGATGTTCACACCACTGTTGGTTTAGGTACGGCGATGGTGTTGTCTGGATTGGGGGAACAATTACCGGGAAATGTGCGCTTTTTGTTTCAACCTGCTGAAGAAATTGCCCAAGGTGCCAACTGGATGGTGCAAGATGGGGCGATGAATGATGTCAGTGCCATTTTTGGGGTTCATGTGTTTCCCTCGATTCCAGGCGGTTCCATTGGTGTCCGTTACGGCGCACTCACGGCGGCGGCGGATGATTTGGAAATCTTTATTACCGGGGAATCGGGTCATGGTGCCCGTCCCCATGAAGCCGTGGATGCGATTTGGATTGCGGCTCAGGTGATTACTACCTTACAGCAAGCGATTAGCCGGACTCAGAATCCTTTACGTCCGATGGTCTTGACAATTGGACAGATTAATGGTGGACGCGCCCCGAATGTGATCGCCGATCAAGTCCACTTAGCCGGAACCGTGCGATCGCTCCACCCCGAAACTCACGCGAATCTGCCAGAATGGATTGAGTCAATTGTGGCAAATGTCTGCCAGATGTATGGCGCTCGCTATGAGGTGAGTTATCGCCGGGGTGTGCCTTCGGTGCAAAATGACTTAGCTTTAACTCAAATCTTAGAAGCATCTGCCAAGGAAGCTTGGGGAAGTGATCGAGTGCAAATTTTACCCGAATCCTCTATGGGAGCCGAGGATTTTTCCATGTATCTAGAACATGCTCCGGGTACGATGTTCCGCCTTGGCGTCGGGTTTAAGGATAAGCCTAATTATCCCTTACACCACCCCCAATTTGAAGTGAATGAATCGGCGATTATTACAGGTGTGGTAACGCTGGCTTATTCTGTCTATCAATATTGGCAACAGTCTGTTTTGTAG